A genomic region of Salvelinus namaycush isolate Seneca unplaced genomic scaffold, SaNama_1.0 Scaffold1204, whole genome shotgun sequence contains the following coding sequences:
- the LOC120036089 gene encoding zinc finger CCCH domain-containing protein 13-like isoform X2, giving the protein MSKIRRRVTVENSKTISDSSSSQTTTTPSRRPSVFERLGPSTGSNAVEVCTSTPASNPLTDTTHACPEKTNCRNWLKTGNCSYGNTCRYTHGTQPRGKGFSGSFSRSAERPTGDLRERMKNKRQDVESDATKREPEEPTSPTARQRDSSRGRHREKEDIKITKERTPASEEETTEWEANREDSDNGDYDYELSLEMKRQKIQRELMKLEQENMEKREEIVIKKEEPTTKTRTTIISKTSPERSSSKGSPSSRKSSGSPKHTKGPKASGSRKKEKKTSVSSSASATARSSKGGHGKKKGPRTPSPPPPVLPLGNPVVAAGGKKHKGKHKNKEKCEEKPPKEGKERGRDAEKHKEKKEKRRDRSDSSHKAKRSVMSEERSGSVSSPSRDRVVSPSARKNKSTSPKVASQKTLAPASPPHRSPPPRHKRTPTPPRHHSPSSHSGSSAQRHSPSPRRRRSASPAYNREPPAASSPPGQRCSSRSPAASRDTSSPQRRTSPGERNRSRGRERGRSERGRSPPAQEHRHERRDESRGKPEKDGSRDDRDYEVAETSSSRDAAREDRETKEGRERRGDGRSDRRGDSTSTSRDPTRDRDRDTKDSTREPRTTETTSTRSGRDPLEYRDRDREREREREKEKERERERGEREKTDRKEEAVPEEGRGYGRGHGREEGGRTEGRGETRTESRAERPGRGRGREADASDKGSSGSTRNARSSQLESGGHDGWESRSGGGFREKSAERSTDRGAERGGAERGGGAERGGVDRGGAERDRYDGDRRGGEQATGRDSSYDRRGGHTDRGDRRENRERDQRASSPGRHPARGEEPDREETRGRDERRGEEKGGDRREDRAREREREREREREKEREREKEKEREAERERVREREREREREREKEKEREKEKEREKEREREREREEREREREERDRERKEREREREREREREREQRERERQREWEEREKGRDERRERTRDEPRDDRSVRDSHEDRKTSRKRHRVETTPSPTRPSPKRARDATPGDGEEYNSPEEKSERLIGGGQPKVRPNSGPGPITILPITVPVCPPPPVLDSVEKHRLLSQVVLPPQDPLLRSPPSTSVAEDTKPSRWKDEERRGGGDKREGRSRRNEEADARGDRGGAGRGGERRGEHPSDSSTPVSASGSDSRRGKERDGREPTPPPPPVALVTEDRDAPVPSGHEEGKKKTKSQKKGLKKGRKEEGVAGGVSGAPERFTNPEPPSSMALSDAPPPPLLSPRKAPKKKALDKKRKRSRGAESDASEEEPGSSHLPPGKRNKRGPRTPPPAPKEALLSQRAMPHSVAEPLPQPVKMDTNFSDWSDEDVLERGGGSAAVKAPPTVPTERTPTEALPRRGGPRGGKERERMERPVPLPIAPLLSQDPPMLLQTLPPQPLMSQPLLRKPPPEQKRSSSMGSNQSRASSRRLRSPSNESAHREDPQQGQGPGRPRRGHQLQGGNSRDRERERERDRERERERGERERGPVVTEPPVARGEERKSRIDQLRRGEPSRSTSSDRQDSRSHSSRRSSPESERQVQSRAGSYDGREREREREREREQFERERERKDLRQQQGPPGPLPPLQQQGQQRDWEPEGPREWGGRGREPLLMRGGNREQMRERDLRDMRGERERLLPEGLLQQHERERERERGGNRGVGRGGDHGNDRERERMLLMDLPPHGDPKNRMDMRGDRPDMRGDRPDMRGDRPDMRGDRPDLRGDMRGDRPDMRGDIRGDMRGDMRPDIRGDIRGDMRPDMRGDIRGDMRGDMRGDMRGDMRPDMRGDMRPDIRGDIRGDMRPDMRGDIRGDMRPDMRGDMRPDIRGDIRGDMRGDIRGDMRPDMRGDIRGDMRPDIRGDIRGDMRPDIRGDIRGDMRGGPDIRPDIRPDHMRPDIRGPDRAEFSLLLPHEALGHGGTDQDKPGNSHHPVGGEIQEAEKQDSVDDEDDAKADDAVSVVSGGEEYEPISDDELDEILADSAQKREDGQEEEKTPGPLDVIDVDWSSLMPKQKQEPRAAGAALLRFTPGAVLLRAGVSKRLAGPELLERVREVCKKELDDPKDADKLFEHDLGALNKAALNRKVERAGLLRNLGPCCKALCARRDMAIRRQLLKNEKGLTKQMYPSVPVVDSELFQLSMRLFKKTVAAARSNQPPLGPPAGPEKADKGPPGLVPAASPVAKPGTPQPPEMCVS; this is encoded by the exons ATGTCCAAGATAAGGCGGAGGGTAACAGTGGAGAATTCTAAAACCATATCTGACAGCAGCAGTAGCCAGACCACCACCACCCCGTCTCGCCGGCCCAGCGTGTTTGAAAGACTTGGCCCCAGCACTGGTAGTAATGCTGTCGAGGTGTGTACCTCTACACCTGCATCTAACCCACTGACAGATACAACACATGCATGTCCAGAGAAG ACTAATTGTAGAAATTGGTTGAAGACTGGGAATTGCAGTTACGGCAATACTTGTCGCTACACACATGGAACTCAGCCACGAGGCAAAGGATTTAGTGGATCTTTTAGCAG GTCAGCGGAGAGACCAACTGGCGATCTGCGAGAGAGGATGAAGAATAAGAGGCAGGATGTTGAATCAGATGCTACaaagagagagccagaggagCCTACGTCCCCCACAGCCAGA CAGCGAGACTCGTCCCGAGGCCGCCACAGGGAGAAGGAAGATATAAAAATCACTAAAGAGAGAACCCCTGCCAGCGAAGAAGAGACCACAGAGTGGGAAGCCAACCGCGAAG ACTCGGATAACGGCGACTACGACTACGAGTTATCCCTAGAGATGAAGAGACAGAAGATCCAGCGGGAGCTCATGAAGTTGGAGCAGGAGAATatggagaaaagagaggagattGTTATCAAGAAAGAG GAGCCGACCACCAAAACGAGGACCACTATCATATCCAAG ACATCCCCGGAGCGTTCCAGCTCTAAAGGTTCCCCCTCCTCCAGGAAGTCCAGTGGATCTCCCAAACACACCAAAGGACCTAAAGCTTCTGGTTccaggaagaaggagaagaagacctCTGTGTCGTCCTCTGCGTCCGCCACGGCCAGATCTTCCAAGGGGGGCCACGGGAAGAAGAAAGGTCCCCGCACCCCCAGCCCCCCTCCTCCGGTGCTTCCGCTGGGGAACCCTGTCGTGGCAGCCGGGGGGAAGAAACACAAGGGGAAGCACAAGAACAAGGAGAAGTGTGAGGAGAAGCCGCCcaaggagggaaaggagagagggagagacgcggagaaacacaaggagaagaaggagaaacgCAG AGACCGGTCAGACAGCTCCCACAAGGCCAAGCGGTCAGTGATGTCGGAGGAACGTTCCGGCAGCGTGTCCTCTCCTTCCAGAGACCGAGTGGTGTCCCCGTCAGCCAGGAAGAACAAGTCCACCTCCCCAAAAGTAGCCTCCCAGAAGACCCTTGCGCCTGCCTCCCCACCTCACAG GTCTCCCCCTCCCCGCCACAAGCGCACCCCAACCCCGCCCCGCCACCACTCCCCGTCCTCCCACTCTGGCTCCTCAGCCCAGAGACACTCTCCTTCCCCCCGCCGACGCCGCTCGGCATCCCCCGCCTACAACCGCGAGCCCCCAGCCGCCTCCTCACCTCCTGGCCAGAGGTGTTCCTCCCGCTCCCCTGCAGCCTCCCGGGACACCTCCTCTCCTCAGAGGAGGACTAGCCCCGGAGAACGAAACCGCTCTCGGGGGCGTGAGAGAGGACGCAGCGAGAGGGGGAGGAGCCCACCTGCCCAGGAGCACCGACACGAGCGTCGAGACG AGAGCCGCGGGAAGCCAGAGAAAGACGGTAGCCGTGACGACCGGGACTACGAGGTGGCAGAGACGAGCTCTTCTCGTGATGCCGCCCGTGAGGACCGGGAGACAAAAGAGGGGCGAGAGCGCCGGGGTGACGGGCGCAGTGACCGACGAGGAGACTCCACCAGTACCTCCAGGGACCCCACCAGGGATAGAGACCGGGACACCAAGGACTCGACCCGGGAACCCAGAACCACAGAGACCACGTCAACACGCTCCGGACGAGACCCTCTGGAGTACAGGGACCGGGACCGAGAAcgggagagggagcgagaaaaggagaaagagagggagcgggagagaggagagagggagaagacggACAGGAAGGAGGAGGCTGTCCCGGAGGAGGGGAGGGGCTATGGGAGGGGCCACGGgcgagaggaaggagggaggactgaAGGGAGGGGGGAGACGAGGACAGAGAGTAGAGCTGAGAGACCTGGCAGGGGTAGGGGCCGCGAGGCTGACGCATCTGACAAAG GTTCCTCAGGCTCCACCCGGAATGCCCGAAGCTCCCAGCTTGAGAGTGGTGGTCATGACGGTTGGGAGTCACGTAGCGGCGGAGGCTTCCGTGAGAAGAGTGCGGAGAGGAGCACCGACCGTGGGGCGGAGAGAGGAGgcgcagagagaggaggaggcgcCGAAAGAGGAGGTGTCGACAGAGGAGGAGCGGAGCGTGACCGTTATGacggagacaggagaggaggggagcaggcgaCTGGGAGAGACTCATCCTACGACCGTAGAGGTGGTCACACCGACCGTGGTGACcgcagagagaacagggagagag ACCAAAGAGCGTCCTCTCCTGGTCGGCACCCAGCCAGAGGAGAAGAGCCAGACAGGGAGGAGACCAGAGGAAGGGATGAACGCAGAGGAGAGGAAAAAGGAGGGGACCGGCGAGAGGACAGGGCCcgagaaagggagcgagagagggaacgggaaagagagaaggagagagaaagagagaaggagaaggagagggaggcagagcgGGAGAGGGTCCGGGAGAGGGAGCGAGAacgggagcgagagagggaaaaggagaaagagagggaaaaggagaaagagagggaaaaggagcgagagagggaacgggagagggaagagagggagcgggagagggagGAGCGAgatagggagaggaaggagagagagcgggagagggaacgagagcgggagagggagcgagagcaaagagagagggagaggcagcggGAATGGGAGGAGCGTGAGAAAGGAAGGGATGAGCGACGGGAACGGACTAGGGATGAACCAAGGGACGACCGCTCTGTCCGAGACTCGCATGAAGACCGCAAGACCAG CCGGAAGAGGCACAGGGTAGAGACCACACCCAGCCCGACTCGCCCCTCTCCCAAGCGAGCAAGGGACGCCACCCCAGGAGACGGCGAGGAATACAACAGCCCTGAGGAGAAAAGTGAGCGTTTGATTGGTGGAGGCCAGCCCAAGGTCCGCCCCAACTCTGGCCCTGGCCCAATCACCATCCTCCCCATCACAGTACCAGTGTGTCCTCCTCCTCCAGTGCTTGACA GTGTTGAGAAACACCGGCTGTTGAGTCAGGTGGTACTCCCGCCCCAGGACCCCCTCCTGCGTTCCCCCCCCAGCACCTCTGTAGCGGAGGACACCAAGCCCAGCCGCTGGAAGGACGAGGAGCGCCGTGGAGGCGGGGacaagagggaggggaggagccGCCGGAACGAGGAGGCTGACGCCCGCggagacagaggaggagcaggcagaggaggggagagacggggggagcACCCCTCAGATAGCAGTACCCCTGTCTCGGCCTCCGGCTCGGACTctaggagaggtaaagagagggacgGTCGGGAGCCCACCCCTCCCCCGCCGCCCGTGGCCCTGGTCACCGAGGACAGAGATGCTCCAGTCCCGTCAGGTCATGAGGAGGGCAAGAAGAAGACTAAGTCCCAGAAGAAAGGCCTGAagaaggggaggaaggaggagggcgTGGCAGGAGGTGTTTCAGGAGCTCCAGAGAGGTTCACCAACCCAGAGCCCCCCTCCTCCATGGCCCTCTCGGACGCCCCCccgccccctctcctctccccccgcAAGGCGCCTAAGAAGAAGGCGCTGGACAAGAAGAGGAAACGATCCCGTGGCGCCGAGTCGGACGCGTCTGAGGAGGAACCAGGCTCCTCCCATCTTCCCCCGGGCAAGAGGAACAAGAGGGGTCCCCGGACGCCCCCACCCGCGCCAAAGGAGGCTCTGCTATCCCAGAGGGCCATGCCACATTCTGTTGCAGAGCCCTTGCCACAGCCCGTCAAAATGGACACCAACTTCAGCGACTGGTCTGACGAGGATGTGCTGGAGCGCGGTGGTGGATCGGCGGCCGTTAAGGCACCCCCCACAGTCCCCACTGAGAGGACTCCGACCGAAGCTCTTCCCAGGAGAGGAGGTCCGAGGGggggcaaggagagggagaggatggagaggccTGTTCCCCTGCCCATCGCCCCTCTGCTGTCCCAGGACCCTCCTATGTTACTCCAGACCCTGCCCCCCCAGCCCCTCATGTCCCAGCCCCTGCTGAGGAAGCCTCCTCCGGAGCAGAAGAGGAGCAGCAGTATGGGAAGCAACCAAAGCAGGGCCTCATCCAGACGTCTCCGCTCTCCCTCCAACGAGTCAGCCCACAGAGAGGACCCTCAGCAGGGCCAAGGACCAGGCCGACCCAGGAGAGGACACCAGCTCCAGGGGGGCAACTCCCGAGACCGGGAACGAGAAAGGGAgcgagacagggaaagagagagggagcgtggtgagagagagaggggaccagTGGTCACAGAGCCTCCGGTGGCGAGGGGAGAGGAGCGGAAGTCACGCATCGAccagctgaggagaggagagcccaGTCGCAGCACCTCCTCAG ACCGTCAGGACTCTCGCAGCCACAGCTCCAGACGTAGCTCCCCTGAGTCAGAGCGTCAGGTGCAGTCGCGGGCCGGGTCCTACGACGGCCGAGagcgtgagagggagagagagagggagcgggaacAGTTTGAGAGGGAGCGTGAGCGCAAGGACCTCCGACAGCAACAGGGGCCTCCGGGGCCACTACCTCCTCTCCAGCAGCAGGGGCAGCAGAGAGACTGGGAGCCCGAGGGGCCACGGGAGTGGGGTGGGAGGGGCCGTGAACCCCTCCTCATGCGTGGAGGCAACAGAGAGCAAATGAGAGAGCGTGATCTCCGTGACATGCGGGGTGAGAGAGAGCGGCTTCTGCCCGAGGGTCTCCTGCAGCAGCACGAACGAGAGCGGGAAAGGGAGCGCGGCGGCAACAGGGGCGTTGGCCGTGGTGGCGACCATGGCAACGACCGGGAGCGGGAGAGGATGCTACTGATGGACCTGCCGCCACATGGGGACCCCAAGAACAGGATGGACATGAGGGGAGACAGACCAGATATGAGGGGAGACAGACCAGATATGAGGGGAGACAGACCAGATATGAGGGGAGACAGACCAGATTTAAGAGGGGACATGCGAGGAGATAGACCTGATATGAGGGGAGACATTCGAGGGGATATGAGAGGAGACATGAGACCTGATATTAGGGGAGACATTCGAGGGGATATGAGACCCGATATGAGGGGAGACATTCGAGGGGACATGAGAGGAGATATGAGAGGAGACATGAGAGGAGATATGAGACCTGATATGAGGGGAGACATGAGACCTGATATTAGGGGAGATATTCGAGGGGATATGAGACCCGATATGAGGGGAGACATTCGAGGGGACATGAGACCTGATATGAGGGGAGACATGAGACCTGATATTAGGGGAGACATTCGAGGGGATATGAGGGGTGACATTCGAGGGGATATGAGACCTGATATGAGGGGAGACATTCGAGGGGACATGAGACCTGATATTAGGGGAGACATTCGAGGGGACATGAGACCTGATATTAGGGGAGAC ATTCGAGGGGATATGAGAGGTGGGCCAGATATAAGACCGGACATAAGGCCAGATCACATGAGACCAGATATCAGGGGGCCGGACAGGGCTGagttctctctcctgctcccccACGAAGCCTTGGGACACGGCGGCACGGACCAGGACAAACCAGGCAACAGCCATCACCCTGTGGGAGGAGAGATACAGGAAGCAGAGAAACAGGACAGCGTTGACG ACGAAGATGACGCGAAGGCGGATGACGCTGTGTCGGTAGTGTCTGGCGGGGAGGAGTACGAGCCAATCAGTGATGACGAGTTGGATGAGATCTTGGCGGACAGCGCCCAGAAGAGAGAGGATGGGCAGGAAGAAGAGAAGACGCCAG GTCCCCTGGATGTGATTGATGTAGACTGGTCCAGCCTGATGCCCAAGCAGAAGCAGGAGCCCCGGGCGGCAGGGGCAGCTCTGCTCCGGTTCACCCCAGGGGCAGTGCTCCTCAGGGCGGGCGTCTCCAAGCGGCTGGCTGGGCCCGAGCTCCTGGAGAGAGTCAGGGAGGTCTGCAAGAAGGAGCTGGACGACCCTAAAG ATGCTGACAAGCTGTTTGAGCACGACCTGGGTGCTCTGAACAAGGCAGCTCTGAACAGGAAGGTAGAGAGGGCAGGTCTGCTGAGGAACCTGGGCCCCTGCTGTAAGGCCCTTTGTGCCCGTAGGGACATGGCCATCAGACGGCAGCTCCTCAAGAACGAAAAG ggCCTGACCAAGCAGATGTACCCCAGTGTTCCTGTGGTGGACAGTGAGCTCTTCCAACTTAGCATGCGTCTCTTCAAGAAGACTGTAGCCGCCGCCAGAAGCAACCAGCCCCCGTTGGGGCCCCCAGCAGGCCCAGAGAAGGCCGACAAGGGGCCACCGGGGCTGGTACCGGCAGCTTCACCGGTAGCCAAGCCCGGTACACCACAGCCCCCCGAGATGTGTGTCTCCTGA